CACCCTCGGGGCGATCTATTGATAGTTTTTACGGCACCATTCGCTCTCAGTTCTTTTTCGCGCCTCCCAATACCACGCAGGTGCCGACCGCGCGGCACACGACGATCGGCCGCTGCAAAACCCTCGCCCTCCCCGGCGGGTCCGAGCCGCGCTCCGCCGCGATCACCTTGCGCGCCACGAAACGCATCTCGCGGGAGCTCTTTCCGAAGCGCACGATCCGCCCCTCCACCTCGAGGAAATCGCCGGCGCGCACCGACGCGAGGAATTCCACGGAGGCATAG
Above is a genomic segment from Deltaproteobacteria bacterium PRO3 containing:
- a CDS encoding 3-aminobutyryl-CoA ammonia lyase encodes the protein MSPSDAHYAGDLVDGARILGLFGDVATDLLIQSDGEEGLFRAYASVEFLASVRAGDFLEVEGRIVRFGKSSREMRFVARKVIAAERGSDPPGRARVLQRPIVVCRAVGTCVVLGGAKKN